The nucleotide window CCTGTATTTTTAAACCACACCAAATTTATCCCTAATGCAGCACACTGAAATAAAGCTGCCAGCATCGATGTAGCCATGCTGACCTTTGAAATGACCCCTGAGGTTTTAAGTCAAATACATCTCTGTTTTCCTGGGCAAAATTCTCCCTCTGATATCTTCAAATGATCTTAAGTGTGTGAGTGATGATGGCTGGTGTTTATCTAAGCAAAGCACATGTGTTAGTAAATCCAAAACGGGCCAGCATCAATTCCAGCAAGTTAATAAAGCTCTTGGAGCCCGTGaaaatcatttttattttattgaaggAGCAAGAGACAAGCTccacagcagtgtggctgtgGTTAGATAAAAATCATGAGGCCTGAGTTGTTTGAGGTGCCAGGCTGAGATTTACAGAGTCCCCCAAGACACTTCTGGTCTTGCCCTCTGGTTCCTCCCAAATGGGAAGGGAAACACCCAGTGAGTGAaacagcccaggctgcagcttctccctgccttgtcccgatcccaatcccaatcccagtcctgatccaaatcctgatcccaatcctgatccctatcctgatcctgatcctgatcctgatccaaatccaaatcctcatcccaatcccaatcctaatcctgatcccgatcccgatcctgatcctgatcctgatcctgatcccgaTCCTGATCcagatcctgatcctgatcccaatccTGATCATGATCCTGATCCAAATcctcatcccaatcccaatcctgatcctgatcctgatcccaatACTGATCCCGATCCcaatcctgatcctgatcccgatcccgatcctgATCCaaatcctgatcctgatccaaATCCTCATCCCAATCCTGATCatgatcctgatcctgatccaaatcctgatcctgatcccagtcccgatcccgatcccgatcccgatcctgATCCCAGTCCCGATCCTgatcccagtcccaatcccaatcccgatcccgatcccgatgCCCCCTGGATGTtcccctcagccctgcagaagctcagctgctgcccatgtTGGGGGCAGTTTCTGTTCTCCCAGAGTTTGGGGTGTGTAGGGGAAGCCCCCTTTGTGTCCACGTGGCAAAGGCTAATCCAGGATCCAGGGGCTGGTCCTGGGTGTGTTTGGGGGTCCCTGGATGAAATCCACACTGCTGGCTCCCCATCACCCCAGGGGCCTGCGGAAGAGgaacaaatggggaaaaataggTAAAAGACTTTTGGGGCAAAGAGGAGCAGCCACACCTGGCACCCCATTTCTGTCACAAAGAGCtgtgaaatgttatttttttaaaaaaatccccgaATGTGAGGACTGCAGTGGAGATCCTCCCTTCCTGGGATTGCTGTCCTGTGTCCTCTCCACGGATGGGGTTTATCCCCTCTGCTTCTTGCCCCAAAATAGCAGCAAGGAGAGGTTGGTCGTGCCTGAAGTGCCACTGCACAATTTGGGGACGAGTTTTGCTGCAAACTAACACCAAGACACAGcccctttcctgctctgcttcatTTATCTGTGTCCTAAATAAAGAGGAGCTCCCAAAATCAGCCCTGTCAGCGTTCTTGATCGGGTCCTGAAGCTGCGACAATCTGGCTGCAGCGACACGGCTTTAATCTTCCAGCTTTGCTTCAAATACCCAAATTTCTCCCCCCGGGGAGCGGgtggagccccagcccctcccgGCAGAGCAATCCCAGCTGATGAAATGGTCCCTCAAGCAGCTTACACACTCCTCATTAACAGGGGGTCATTAGCCCCGTTTCATCACCCTTAATTCAGCGACTCATTTGCTCCGTCATTGAAAGTTGGATTTTTAAATCCTTCAGCCAAAAACTCGCCATGGTCATTTCAGGAGGGACTACTGCAACAGAATTATTGtgtttatataatatttttttaacctcgctatttatttatttatttatttatttatttatttatttatttatcctgggggaaaagagggagaggagaggagaggagaggagaggagaggagaggagaggagaggagaggagaggagaggagaggagaggagaggagaggagaggagaggagaggagaggagaggagaggagaggagaggagaggagaggagaggagaggagaggagaggagaggagaggagaggagaggagaggagaggagaggagaggatttTCCCCCGGTCCTGGAGAGCTCCTTCTTTCCTGCATCAGGGTAGCTGACCCATACTCTGCAGGCAAGGATCcgtgtatataaatataaacatactaaaaatattttaaaatacacgTTGCATATAAGAACATAATACGAATATAACCCATAAAGGTGAAAACGCAGACATATTTAATGTACATAAATACACTCTGCTGAAGTGTGCGAGAACTGCCTGTGCGCGGGCACTACAGCACAAAACAAAGTGCGGGTGTGGCTCTAACGGGGTACAGAGCGCTCCCGTGGGGTCTCCTGGTGCCACGGGGAGCTCTCCGACCGCCCCCTCCCGAattttggcagctgctgaaggagCCACCTCTGTGCCCGGCCCGTGGCTGAGCCGGCACCGCTGGAGAACTCGCGAGCCGCGCACTCATTAAAGCCCGGCGGTTGCCGTTTCTATTCTTTTACAGCTTTTTCCTCATCTATTTACCATTTACCAGCTCATCCATATGGAAGGCATGGCTTGCACTTCCCTGAGAACTGTACTTTTAGGACTAATTGATTCGGGTAATTAATTTGTTCTACCTgctggatcagatggaaacGCTGTCCGTGTGCCCAAGGATTAGCACTTGTCTTTCTAACATCTTTCTTAATTATCTAATAGCATGGGTTGTGCGAATTCTGCCTCTATTAGAACACTTTTACTATTAACGGTAGTGATTGGAATTGTGATGACAACTCGATTTCAACAAATTAGAGCTTAAAATcaggagatgaaggagaagcgCCTTCTTTTAATTTCCCTGAGTTTAACATCAATAATTAGAGCAATTTTCCGAGATGCGAACCGAAATTATCTCGGCTATGATGTGGTGTATCACCCTCATTTGAGCAAATTGACTCCGGGGAAATGAATGGTGCAGATTAGAGGGGTGAGGAAAgggtaaaataaataaataaataaataaataagacaaACAGAGGAaagacccaaaaaaaaaaaaaaattaatgttggCGCAAGAGAGAGCggggaagggatgggaacaAAACCGTGGTGGGATGAGAGCtgagagggaagggagaagcTGCGTGCTCGGGGACAGCTTGGGAGCGGAGCGTGGGAAAGAACCGCTGCTTCATTTTCCCCCaagttttgctcttttttttttttttaataactttttaagggggggggggggggcaaaaaaaaaaggagatttcaccccctccctcctcctccacacCCCCTCCTGCCCCGTAGTTTGGGGAAACGCTCCAAGCGCCGCGCTCGGAGCGGGGCTGAGCGCGCTGGTGCGGAGCGGCCCCCGAGCGTCTCCTCGCCCCCTCCTCGCCCCCGGGGTGGTTTGGGTGGCCCGGCAGGCCCGTCCCCCCCCCGCTCGCCATTGGCTCAGCGCGCATCCCCCTTCCCAGAGCGCCTCAAAGGCGCTCAGCGCCCCGCGCATCCCCGACCCGCCCGCCTCGCCTCCCCCGGCTCCGCCAGCTTATTTCTGGCTGGGGGgttgttatatatatatatatatttatatatattatcgCTATTTATTTTGACTTcggattttaaaaaaaatatatataattattaatttcttttcaccattatttccatttcttccctgcCCGCCCGGGGGTGCAGCCGGCCGCCCCCTCTCTCTGCTCCCGCTGCCCGAGGGGGACAGAGCCGCCATGAACCTCAACTTCACGGCTCCCGTGCACCCCGTCTCGACGGGCAGGCCCACCTCCTTCTTCATCGAGGACATCCTGCTGCACAAGCCCAAACCCCTGCGGGAGGTGCCCCCCGAGCACTTCCCCGGCTCCCTGGGCTCCCGAGTGCCCCTCTTGGACTATGGGTACCCCCTGATGCCCACCCCGACCCTGCTGGCGCCTCACCCGCACCCCGCCCTGCACAAGCCGGagcatcaccaccaccacccctaTTTCCTCACCACCTCGGGTAAGTGTCGCGGCACCTGCCGGGTTTGGGGCGTCCAGGTGGGGACTCGGGTGGGGACCAGAGTGAAAGAGCCGCTCCGGGGCGGCCAGGCATCTTTCTACATCCCTCGCCAGCTCCCTGGCTGCATCCCCCGGGGCGACTGCCGCTCGCCCCGGGACAGCCACTTCTTCAGCGGATGCCCGAAACCTTGAGGGTTTCCCTCTCTTTgcctttaattttattattttttaaatcgCTTTTATTTTGGAACCGATAACCTCGCTTTTCCCTCGCGTTGTCCAAGCGGGCTCGGcttttccagctccagcagcaccgcTGGGGTTGTGCCGCTCCTCTCCCTCATCCTCGGGCTCTGCCCGTCCCCGGGGCCCGTTCCTTGCTCTGCGAGGAGAAACCCTCCAAAGTTTCCCAAGCCGTGTGTCATCGGGGCCGTGCAGGATCTCTTCCCCGTTCCCAGTCTTTTCCAAGGTTCTCCAGTTTTTTTCCATGCCCGTTTCGTTGTGATTCCGTCGCCGGGAGGACTCAGGTGTCCGCAGCAGCCTCGAGTCCCCTGCGGTGGCAGCGCTGCCCGGGCTCCCTTCACCTTCCCGGGGTGGGCTCGGCGGGGGAGAAGCGCTTGGAAAATCCCCCCGTGTTCAGCGCAACAAAACCCCCAACCCGATCAATCGACCTCAAAACGAAATAAAcgaaaaaacagcaaaaaattaaaCGAGGCAGAGGGAGAGCCCACCCCGAGCCGCCGCAGAAGTTCCTGGGGGTTTGCCCCGTGCCGGCTCCCTCCCGACCGCAGCGCGGGTCTCCgccctgtgtccccccaggaATGCCGGTGCCAGCGCTTTTCCAGCACCACGCTCACGCCGAGCTGCCCGGGAAGCACTGCCGCCGCCGCAAAGCCCGCACCGTGTTCTCCGACTCGCAGCTCtccggcctggagaagaggTTTGAGATCCAGCGGTACCTCTCCACTCCCGAGCGGGTGGAGCTGGCCACGGCCCTCAGCCTCTCCGAGACACAGGTATGGCGAGTGAGGGCTGCGTCTGGCACCTGTGACACCCCTCATCCCTCATCCAGCATCCCCTCATCCCACCCTTTCAGCATCCTCCATATCCCACCTCATCCAGCATCCCCTCATCCCTCATCCAGCATCCCCACATCCATCACATCCAGCATCCCCTCATCCCACCCTTTCAGCATCCCCTCATCCCTCATCCAGCATCCCCACATCCATCACATCCAGCATCCCCTCATCCCACCCTTTCAGCATCCCCTCATCCCTCATCCAGCATCCCCACATCGTTCTCCCTTGAATTTCATCGCTTTTTCTCCCccgttgttttttttttgtttgtttgtttggtttttttttttgtttgttttttcaatcTTTCTCCCactttccctcctctccccaggtCAAAACCTGGTTCCAGAACCGCCGCATGAAGCACAAAAAGCAGCTGCGGAAGACGCAGGACGACCCGAAGCAGGCTGGCGGGGAGGAGAGCCGCGAGCAGAGCTCCCCCGAGCCCGAGCTGCCCGAGCCGGCCGGAGCCGAGCCCCGCAAGGGCCCCCCCggccccttcctgctgcaggaccCCGAGGACGAGGTGGACATCCTGGAGGAGGGGGACATCTGCCCCCACCGCCTCTAGGAGAGCCGGGgctctcctgcctctcctcgGCTCTGCCCCGGCCCCCGCCTCCCCACCTCGGCAACGCGCACAGGGAAGGGGGTGTGGATGCCGGGGGagccccctcctctccccgGGCCGAAGGTGGCGATGCCCCCGGTGGGCCGGGACCCCGCGGTGCCGCCGGTGCCCCCCAGCATCGCCCCAAGGCTGGGCTTTGCTCGGAAACCTGGGGCGGGGGGGAGTGAAACGAGCAGGGTTGGCTTTAGGTTCCCCCTTCCCTCCGAAATGCCGGACTTTTCCTCGTTCCCCGAACTTTCCTCGGgtgtaaaataaatgtatacTCGTGGCAGCATGTTGTGGTTCCTGGGAGCGGCAGGCAGGGCGAATTTCAGCCTTTATTCCCCGAATCCCTAAATCCTCGGCGCTTTTCCCACGCTCGCCGTCTCCATCCCCAGCGCGGAAGGTCGGGCAGAGCTTCCAAGAggtgaataaataaaaagaattgtAAGAAAAGCCCCTCCGAAGAAACAGGTAAGGCAAAAATTCCGGTTTATTTCATTCCTCTATGGGGAAGTGAAGGGGGAAGCATCGCCAAGAGCTCGATCCTACCACGGCTGCACGGAGCAAACGGCGctcccagccaggaaaaaaaaaaaaaaaaaaaaaaaaaaaaaaaagggattttccgCAGCTTGGGGAAGTGCCGGCAGCGTGATTCCTGCCCGGCTTCCAGGTGTGGATCCAGGAtaattcccttttcctctggaaCAGCCCCGGAGGGGCTCCCGCCTCTGgctcctgctcccctcctgcATCTCCCCCCTTGTCCCTGCGCTCCGTGTCGCGCTCAGccggagcagctctgcctttaCCTCCCTGCCAGGGAAATGGGGTTCATTTCCAGgtaaattcagatttttataatttatttttagttacCGGCTGGGAAATGCGCGGCGGAGGCTCAGCATCTCCGGGGAGGAGAGGTTGGGATTGGGAATTTACCCTGGAAAAGCCTGGAGCGGGGGCTGTGCTGCCTCAGATATTCCCTGCCGCAGCAGCAACACGGCGGCGTGGAGGTCTCTCGTtaggttttttaatttatttccctctttttttggtttttgtcgGGAGTTTCATTTGGTTGCCTGGGGTTCTTTGCAATTTCAGGGCATTTTGGATTACGGGATATGTAGTTTTGTGAGGGGAAAAGgtttaattttcctgtttaatatataaaatatagatGATTGAAATGTGTATGTTTGCCTCCTTTTCTGTGAGTCTTCCTTTAtggtttttttacatttaaaataaagatcaCACACTGTGTGCAGAGGAAAACCCTCAATATCCATCCACCTATCCAGAAAAAAGCTGCTTGTCTTTAATAAATCCTTTCAGGACAGTCATTTCCACCAACAAAATGTCACCCACCTGCCTAAAAATTAAGATTCTGAAGGCAAAGCAGCCACTTTGCTCCTGAAATCTCAGCGTGGTTGGAAGCGGAGCTGGATGGAAATTTCCAACTCCGAGGCTCTCCCCTTCTCCCAGTTCCCGTGAGCCAGGGATGCGATGAGAACTGAAAAACCTggaaatttcacatttttttctgtgtcccCCACCGAGTATTTTGTTCCAGGATTATTGTCGGCCGCTCCCAAGCACGCCTTTCATTgggaattattaaaaataatatcagAGAAAAGCTCCACGTGAGATTTGTgggtaaatatttttctttaccgCGTCTGCCGCTGCTGTTCCCAGGGTCGGGAATGGCTCGGGGCTGGCCTGGGGCTCTGGGGTGCCAGatatgtgagaaaaaaaatcaaaatacgACTTATAGAACCCTCaaatttctgctgtttgttCACTGCCCCTCCAGGAACTCCAGTCCCAAAATTTCTGCTGATCaataaaacaaaccccacaaccCCACTTTATTTCTGCGCGGTTTTAGGCACCTCGGCTGACAATTAAAGCTCCAAATCAGATTAAAAACGGATCCCTCGGTGACAAACACGGGCAGAGTGGGAATATTCCCAGTCCAGGgatgtccccatcccagctggaCACGGGGAAGGGAACTGGAAGATTTGGGAATCTTCTTATCCCACAAAGTTTGGTGCAAAACCCCCTGAAACTgagagagcagaaggaaaaaccGACTGCCAGAGAATTCCTGCGTCaccagccagctcctgcccagctggaGATGGGAAAATGTCATTTCCAGAGAGTCTGGACAATGTTTTGGGAACTGGTTATTGGAGAATGGAGACGGTCCTGGCCAaaaggaagggctggggaggcgtttctggttttttaaaaatttatttatttattaattttttttttgtttgtttctatcAGATATTTTCTCACTTGGAATAAATGAAACCAGATTTTATTCGAGGATCCCGACTGATTCCCTGACTTTTCCCCGCTCTTCCCAAGAAGTTTGAGGGGTAGGGGAGAGATTTAGAGCTGTTCTctctcttaattaaaaaaaaaaaataaaaaaatgaccGCATTCATTTGGGGAA belongs to Cinclus cinclus chromosome 25, bCinCin1.1, whole genome shotgun sequence and includes:
- the BSX gene encoding brain-specific homeobox protein homolog, which translates into the protein MNLNFTAPVHPVSTGRPTSFFIEDILLHKPKPLREVPPEHFPGSLGSRVPLLDYGYPLMPTPTLLAPHPHPALHKPEHHHHHPYFLTTSGMPVPALFQHHAHAELPGKHCRRRKARTVFSDSQLSGLEKRFEIQRYLSTPERVELATALSLSETQVKTWFQNRRMKHKKQLRKTQDDPKQAGGEESREQSSPEPELPEPAGAEPRKGPPGPFLLQDPEDEVDILEEGDICPHRL